CCGACACTAAGCTTCTGGCCCGTGTGCCGTGATGTCTGCTTCACCAATATGCCGATCATTTCCGTTTGCAATTCGGGCATATCCAGGCAGTGTTGTAAAGCATTTTGTGCCAAGACGACGTGGTAATCGATGCCGGGTTGATTGACAGCTACTGACATGAAGAGTTGAATGCTCTGCGAATGAGTAAGAAAGAATATATTATGGATTGCAggaaatgtgtatttttttattaaaagctgAAGTCTTATATATAAGTTGAAGATAAATGGACGTGGAGCTTACCTTAAACAATTTAATAGCTTCGGGCTGCATGGCTTCTGAGTGTAGCGAGGTAAGCGGTGAAGTGATGGCGTCTTTGGTATGCAATAAAATTGGATGGCGCCATAGAACACAATCTGGAAGACAAAAGAAAGTGTGGTTATGAAATAACAAGCAAAATCTAGATGAGCTTTATACAACGGTCTTCACTTTCGATCGAAGAATTCATGGACTTTAGGGGAAGCGCAAGTCATATGGCACGTAGTCTTAGTTTTAAGTTTAGTAGTTAGTCGAATCGAGTTTCACTTGTGGTACAACTTCGAGCTGTTCCACTTCTTATAAGAGAAGGAATTATAGCCTAATTTTTACTTGTGAAATTATTAGCAAACTAGTCAGAGGTTTAACGGCTCTAAATTTCTGTTAACATGATACACATCTAAGCGTGATATAAACCATTCTCGAATGTCTGTTGCATTTTACTAGTCGAACTGCCAGTCTCCGTTGGAGAATCTGAGCTATCCGACCGCTTTATATTGAAATCGagttaataataacaataaaatactcACTGGGATCTCCATCAGTCTCCATAAGTTTTTGTACGAGTTGTTCGTATTGTGTGCCCGCATTTGGGCCACCACCCGACACCACAGTTAAATGGTATAGCCAATTATCACGTTCCTGCTTGCCGGGTAGTATAAGGTATGTGGGACCTTGATGTGCTGGATAAATGGCGACGGTAAGACGTGCCTGACTCTGTGTCGGATCTTCACGCTCCTCCGAATCAGAGTCGGAAACATGTTCCACCTCTTCGACGCGTGCATCGCGCATATTTATCTGACCAAGCGGATTCTAGTGAAAATCAAAGAGTAAGTTGGGGTTAAACTAGTAAGTGGGAAGTGCAAAATTAGCTTACCGTCTCGCCTGGCGCCTTAAAGTAGAGGAACATTTTACCCAAAAGCACACACCAACACTTCTTCGCATGTCCATTCTTCACTTTTGTGACCCAACCCTGTATGGTGGGCTTCTGATCGTCACGACTCAACAGCAGCTTGGTCGCATTGCGACGCTGCACATTTTGCAGCACGCGTATCCAATCATCCATTGTTGCATTTGAATCAGCGGTGAGATAGTAGACCTTCTTGCCGGTATCAATCTCAAAAGTGGAAGCACCTTCGGCACGATTTATGCGACACGCCTCATCCAACATGATCTGACCTTGTGGTTTACGGTTGACATCGTGTTGGCTCTTCCAATAGGTGAGTGTGCCATTCTTTAAGACAAACCAACGTTTACGCCACGTCTTCAGTTTGCCTCCGAGTTTGGCAAGATGACCCATCTAAGCGAAAGACAGGAAAAAAAGTGATACGGTTAGAACGTCAGCATGAGTTTGAGTTAGAGAGGAAGTGAGCTGCAagtcaaattttgtgtttttgtagcGGTACTTCGCATAAGTACTCACCTTTTCGAGCGATTCGAGCTTCTTGCTTGGCGAGTCCACATACGATTGTCGCATTAGCAGCGACGGCATGGAGGCGTCCATGCACGTGGACTCTGATACCGCATCCGGTGGTAAGGCGTAATCATCCGACAGGCCTGATTCAAAGGAAATATCTGAAATTACTGTTCCACGCATGTGGGGGAGACGTAGATGATTGTTGGTAGTCGCGTGAttgttggcattgttgttgtgatttggTAATGGTAATGTATGTGTATTGGTGTAAGGACCTAAATGTTGTGTAttgttgtatgtgtgcattgtGTTGTAATGATTGTTGTGTTTGATATTGGCGTTGGTGTAATGTGTGCTGGATATGTGCATTTGGTGAGCTTCGAAAGAGAATTTTTTTAGTTGTTACAAGGTAATTGGAAATGAGagccaaatattttgaaattgtgatttaaattattatttttgttggttttagTAAGGTTAATGAGGCCAGGACATTTAATGGGTGCATATAGAAAgtaaattattagaaaatttatttaatttgcaaaaaatatttattttttttatttatttaagaaaattacttATTAAGGGGAAAGTTGCGGAAGGATTGACTAAAGGTTACTAGACTACTAACTACTACGGGACGAATGAGAATCGGAGCACACAGCTACTATGAATAGGTTTGTAGGACTGTCCCAGCTTAGTCGTCCCCAGCATTTATTAAAGATGGATTGATGGTTCATCGGTCGACTAAGGCGCTAGGACTGATGGAGCTACAAATTAGAGAATTCGATTTGTTATGACATCGCTCCAGCGATACGCCGAGAATAAGTTATCAAGCAGATTTGTAGTACATTGAACTTAGTATCTATAAGGAGGAGGATCACAGGATGACTTGTAGAAGAAATCTTTAAGTTCATAAATCTAGCACTCTAAAAAAGTTCCTAGGCTTGGCTACCAACTTGTATAAGATCTCAGCGGCTCTATCTGTAGACAGCTATAGAAAAGCTAACCTGTAAGGTACAACTCTATTCGGAAATGAGTGGAATTATTTTCTCCGAAAACTGAAGCTACAGTGAAACCGTTATCGGCTACAGCGCTGTagaaaaagtgtataaaaactaTTTCTTTACACGAGCGGCTGGGCCATAGTCAAAAGGTATATATAAGACAAGCCTCAGAACTGTCTCACTATTACGGAATATTCTAAAAAGAGCTTAAAGGCATAAAGTAATCGCAAGGTTTTCAGGATGAAGTGCTAAAGACGTGCGGATGCTAAAAACTTATACAGAGATGTCGTTTAAAGAGGGTAGATGGTCTATACAGGCTTTCATTATTTGGTTGTTCGAATGATAGAATCCCCTAAAAGTCAATCTCCCCAGGTAGAGAAAAGAGCTCCATTGTTGGCTACAAAGTCAATGTTGGAAGCTTTTAATTGCGGTTGAAGcgactttaagtattaaaatcaGGAGTTTTACTGGTTCTAAAAGGTTTTAGGCTACTTAGTGGttcgaaaaaaatatagacAAACGAAAACTGAgagttttataattataaagaaAGATTCGAGCCACTAGTTGGCTGCAGAAACGGGAATTACCGAGTTACTGTTTGTACTTtatcaaaacaaaacataaatataataattaaaatagtgCATTCAGATTCCGTTATAGAGGTAGTTTTAACATAGTTAGTATTGGAGTATAGGTGTTAAGTTGTTGTTGGTTAGGTGTTTCGATTAGAAGGTCTGCAAGCACAATCAACTACGTTGTTTTCCCAAAACCATTTCATGCTTTCATACATACCACGAGCTTTCGTATTCTTTGGACTCTCCGAACCACTACGCTTAGCTGGACTCAAACTCGAGGATGTCTTTAGGCTCTTCGAAGGACTCGATGCGCTACCCGAAGTTGATGTTTCCGTGTTGTCGGTGCTTGATGAGTTATGTGAATTGTGCGTTAGCATAACGGCATTATCTTCGCCATCGCTCGAGTCATCACTGGAGTCGCCCGTGAAGGGCATGGAACGTATTTGTGAGGCGCGCTGAAGGTTAAACGAAATAATTTAACTTTGATAACTATATGTCAGAGTGTTTACACTCACCCCTTTGACGGTCGCATAAACGGGCACCGATATATCACAGAAACCTCCGCTTGCAGTCTGCTGTTGACGTGTGGGCAGCTGTGGTGTTCCAGGTACGCCATTACCGCCAGCGCCACTCTCACCGCGCGTGCTACCCAATGTACCGTTGTTTGAAGGCGTAGCACGTCCATGGCCGCCGCCGTTTGCTAGCGTATTGCACGCGCTATTGCTGCCTCCCGACGCCGCGCCACTTGTGGACTCCTGTATGTCGGGTGGCGGTTGTGACTGCGTCTGCGTTGCGTGCACATCTTGTTGATGCTGCACAAGGTTCTCTTCACTCACGCCACTCAGCCCATCGTTGGCTACTTGATAAATCTTCGCCTCCCAGCTGGGGAAACGATGTAATGGTGGCGTTGGTGGACGTGGTACGCCCAAATCACTGGTAGTGGTTGTCGTGCTCGAATTACCGCCGCTCGCCATTAACGCTGGATTGTTTTTCATCCAGGCTGGCAGCTTTTCACACGATGGAGTATAGATTTCAGCATAATCATGTGCAGTATCTGTATCTGAACTATCTGGTCGCGTTGTGGACGCTTTCGAGATGCTGGCGAGTGGTGTGAGCGTTAAACCATCTACGGCCGCAACCAAATTACGTTCGAGCTCTTGCGGTTCCATACTGAGATTGCGTCGATGCTGATGATGCGGATATGAAGCGGTTAATGGGCGATTGATGATCTCTTGCGGATCTAAACTTTCGCTACGTCGTCGTCCCTCTGCTGAGTCGGCGAACTCTTGCACATCCAAACTCAGACTATTGCGCACTGGATGTGGTCCGACGATACTGTGTCGGTTCGATTGATTGGCGATATGATTCTTTAATAGCTCCAATTGTTGATTACATTTAACATTCTGTTCGCGCAACAATTGATTTTGCTCTTCGAGTTCACGTAGTTTATTGGTGACCCATTCTTTGATTTTTGCCGCTTTTGCTTCGACTTGTCGAGCGTCGTGTAGACGCAATTGACGTTGCTCCTCAACTTGTATTTCCAATGAGGTGATGGTTTTTTCAGCCTCTTGAGTAGGAAGACTACCTGATTGCTGTGCGGTTAGTgtcgattgttgttgttgctgctgttggctTTGATGGATCGGCGAGGCAGTGGCTGACTGTGGTGGTTTGGGCCATTCACTCAGCCGCTGTTCCATAGCCCGCACCTGAAATGGAGAAAAAGACGAAATTAATAATTAGTATGCATACAGAGAAGATAATGTAAGATAATAGAAAAGTCAGAGATATTGAAAAAGAGTAATGTAAAGAATTATAGATATGGCAGGTCTTTCGGCTCGAGCTAAAGTAGCCGCGAGTTTTTTATGTTGAACATTTCTTTCCAAATATCACATAGATGCCTCTGGTATCCCTTCTCATCCTACATAAGCTTTCATAAATCTTTGAATTTCAAAGTTTTGTGGAGAAAttcgaatttcaatatatttccgCCCATATTTGCCTTTCATGAACATTTGCTACCCTGCTGTGGTTGTCTGCAAAGTTTTCTGTCCACACAACCCTTTCACTCCCacaaaagtgcaaaaatatttgaatatcgtCTAACGTCAATTAATAGTTAACGACCCAAAACCAGTTGGCgataaagttaatttaatttaaaactttgagCATTTCTTTACACAACGCCGAGCGCATCAATTTGGTTTGCGTTAAAGAAACGCCCAGTTCGAATTACGCGAAAAGGGGTTGCAGGCGCTCATTGTGACGCGCACTTGAGTCACGCAAGCAGCGGGTGGGCTGGCGCTACCATTAGTCGCAAGTACTTACTTGTAGTCGACAACGTATGTAAGTATAAAACGTAAAAGACATCACCACACAATTTTATGGCATGACAAAGACGAGAAAATAGTCTTCGCCGCATAGTAGCGTGTCTAAGACGCGCAGCAAAGCCGCCAACACGCGTGTAGACAAagagtttataaaacttggCGTGAAACTTAGATATTTAAGTGCTAGTGTTGTTGGGTTTCTGCTATTTATTACACCAATAGCGAGCAGCATGTGTAGATGAGGTAGGAAGGTAGCAGCTTATCCGGCACTGCAGTCTCCACAGCCTCCGTTTAGCGCATGAAATCACGATACGCGGTTCACGCATGCGACAAATTAAGTTATTGTGTTCGACCGTAATATTAACAAGCTGTTAGGTGAGTGCAAGAGACTGCAGTAAGAATGAGTCTGAACAAAGTTGCTTACATTTTAAAGATGTAAAGAAGCGCGAGAGACCCCAGTTGAACTTAGGGCGTAGCACAAAGTTAAGGTAGATATTGAAACTACAAAGTGGTTTTTAATTTGAGGTTATCTACGTAAGCTAAGTAACTATAATGCGGATTATAGACTTGTCGAGAGAGATTAAAGTATTAAAGAGAAGAATTAATTAGTAGACAACAGCTATAGCATTAAAATCGATCTCTGTGACCGGTCCTCTGTCTTAGATCAGCTGCTCTGACTCAACGTTGGCACTTTCTACGTACGATTACTCATAACACTTCGAGATATAAAAGCAGAATGCATCACTTTAAATAACCTTATTATTTGTGGTCCTTGCTCTATGTAtaaatccttttttttattggaattttCCCAAATGAGCTCGACAAAGTGAGGAGCGCACCCTATTATGATGATTTAATTCCCagtcgtttttacaaaaaattatattattactacAAGTACTTGTACTTTTCTTGAAAGGTTCTCTCACATTATATTCATGATTTAAGTTCCAATTCATTACTTCGTCGAAGTGTGGAAAGTAAGAGAAAACTTCTCAAAGTTTGAAATTCCTTAGAGTGAATAGTTATGTTAAGCTATCGAAAGTTTTTGGAAATGAGCGCGTTCATgggcaatataaaataaattacgcAGGTCTAGACCCATCTCAGAAATCTAGGAAACAGCTATCTAAAGCTCGGTGGTGAGAGAGATGAACACACTTTGTGTCAGGAATTGTAAAGCAATCTTGATTAACGCTCCGAGCTATGATTTCAAGAATTCGAAAGAAGGTTCCTCATCCAAAAAGCAATCATCCTAAAGCTCTGTGAAGAGAAAGATGACCTTAAAATGCCTCAGAAACTGCAAACGTATATTGAGCAAGGTTCCGACTTATGACTTCAAGGCTCAGACTTTAGCAGTTTCTTTCGTTTATTCTCAAAAAATAATTGGAGAGTGTTGAGAATTATTTCACGATCAAAATGGGTCACGTTTTGGTCGCTTTTTCGATCCAGCATagccaattttatttttgcctgACTACCACTATGCAATTAATTGCACTAAAATGCATTCCTGGCCGTTCTACGCTGTCAAACGTAAGACAAAAGCAATTAAGTTGTGTAAGAAAAAGTTTCTACAAAATTATTGGTGCAATACTGAGAGTGATAGAAGGGTGAAGAACAAGTTGATTAAATTTCCAAAGCGTGTACGAAGTCCTACTATAGTTTCTTGTAAAGAAAAGAAGGAGCTGAAAATAAGTGATAAAGGTCAGGTGACTTTGAGGCGTTAAGAAGAACTTTAAAAGTTTTAGAATCAGTGTAGTTAGTAAGTTGTAAGGCGTTTACGAGTGTATTGGCATTAACGGTAACATTAAAccttagtattttttttttcaaatttactccGGTATGTAGTTAACGATGCTTAGttgtatggtatgtataaaagtgtatgtatgtgtgtgctgttGTAAAGGATTACCTGTGCACATTAATTATGCTGCAGAGTGAAGATAACGGCACGCTGTCAAAGCATAAGTGCAATTAAGtgcaggcatacatacatagtaaaaGCAATCAGTGCCCTCAGGCACAAAAGTTGTGCTTAGTTATTGAGCTGCAGAAAGATTTAAGTATTTAAGTGGCAATATCGTATGGAGACAATAGCTTTTGTGTATTTCAAGTCGGAAGATAGCAGGCCGGTTAGTTAATTTTAAGCTGGTATTGTTATATTGGCTGTTAAGTAGCTTGATTAAAGTTAAAATCAACTCTGCTAAGCAGATGAAGGTGGCGGAGCTGCGAAAAATAGTTTTCATAGTAAATTATAGACACATTTCGTAGCTTAAAGCGGTTGTACGTATGGCATATAGGTAGCACATTATGAGCAGTTGTTTAGTTATGCCATTCGATGCTATGTCATTCTATGTTACGCGGTGttatattatgatttttatgCTGCGTTATGTTAAGTAGTTAATTATTCATTTTGCTATTTTGGCGTTATAGCATGCTGTTAAGTTATTTTGTTAGCTGCTATGTCATTCTATAATTTGCGGTGTTaagtttatttactttttatttatattataaatacataaaaaataatttaactaatacattattttttcaaatttttactatGCGTTGCTATGTTTTTATGCTACGTTATGTTcatactattatatattttgctatttACCGCAGTACGAGTTGCTTTTAAGTTATTTCCTACGATGCTATGTTATTCTATGTTTTGCGATGTtatgctaatttaatttaatagctaactctatattattttttacacgtTCAATGCATTTTTTAAGAGTTTATTGCAGAAATTGGtgagcaaatttaatataactgaCTTTAGTCTGACTTTAGATTTCAGACTcagttaattaatattttattaaaatttttattatgcaaTGTTATGTTTCTTATGGAGTCTAATGTTAAGTTaacttattttttctattttatacaCTAACCTAACAAGGTTATGCATTTGGATCTTATGCTAttctatgttatatatatatgtattttattgatgttaaattaatttaactttatgACTAATTCTATGTTCTTTTTTACATGTTGAACGCATTTGTTAAGAGTTTATTGCAGAAGTTGAACAGAAAATTTAATGTAGCTGCATGTTATTCGATGTTATGTTAATTTAGTTGTATAATTAATTCTATGTTATTTTTTGTACTTCTGGTGGGTTCGTTAAGAATTCGTTATATAAGTTACTCATACAATTTTAGTTCtctgattaaaattttttttcaagttgtaTTGTTCCATGCTATGTTTttcatattgtattatattatgttcAGTTAGCTTATTGAATTATTTGTCTATGCTTTGCTTATGCTTTGTGAGCTATTGTTAAGTTATGTGACTCTCTGCTATGCCATTCTATGTTATGCGTTGTTATgttaatttacttttataattgattctatattattttttagactTTTAATGTATTTGTTGGGAATTTCTTTTAGAGCTTCTCATGAAAGTTTATTCAACTTTGTTcaactatttaatattttatttaaatttttattatgcgATGCTATGTTTTTTGTGGAGTCTTGCGTTAAGTTAACTTAtcgtttaatgtttttttttgcaattttatgcacAAAGTGGTGTCAATGTGGTGTTGTTAAGCAATGCAATTCAATGCtatgttgttatttaaatttcattttgtaattaattctgtgttatttttttaaatttttttaaacgtttCATGCGTTTGTTTAGAGTTGTGCCATTCTGTGTTGTTGGTTTATGTTATAGGATTATGTTTTGcgatgttttattaattttatgtcaatttatataactataCTTTATAGTTCTTTGCCGAAATAACTGCCTTGGCACAACTTGCAAGTTGACAGTTATTAGCAATAAATTTGCATCTCACTGCTGCCAAAAGTGGAAATGCCTTGACATGATTTACAACAATACTCATTTCCGCAGGTAACAGCCAAATTTGCAAGGCAATGGAAGGAGGTACTTTttgttgccaaaaaaaaaaaaaaatagaaaaaatatcaataaaatgcagcaaaatattatattgaagaaaatttttgcagCCTAACCACTTTTTTGTCttctttaattttgttgttgtaataaacATAGCGGTACTTGGGTCTGCTGTTGttccaaattttttgatataagtcttttttttggttttaagaaAGCACAGAAATGCAATTTTCGTTTGACACAAACAAACTTTCTGCTATTTCTGGCGGATATAAAATGCAGCTGTCAGTTGCGCTAGTAATTCCCaggcaaataaatttttggagTGGTGCTCGTAAAAAATGAAgaatagaaatgaaaaattctATGTAAATGTTTTACATTGGATACCTAAGGAATGTAGAATACATATCTTTTTTGAACagaaatatgttatataaataaaatgagggacagagagagagagagagagaggaagAGAGAATAGCCACTTAAAATCTTTGTCTTGATATAAGAATCTTTTCTAGAACTGAAAGCGGTCGAATGAACTGTGTGAGATCATTGTTACTAGACGGAATGGTgtaagaatttattattatttgtttgacactctgtgaaatattttatgactTCATCCTTGagatcttatatattatataagacatttcTAGGGAAAAAATAAACCAGAGCTTCGCGAAATTAGTAAAAGGTTACACCTATTTAATCCGAATTCTAATGATACGACTTAAATTTGACACATCACCTCATTTGAGTTACGTACAGCATCTGTGCTCTGGTGTTTTAAGTCAGTTTACCGAAAGTGAGTGTAtaccttttaaaacaaaactcaTAAACTCTTAACTAGGTTACACTAACTTAAAAAAGCAATGTAAAGAGAATACAGATGATATGTACTTGATTTGCAAGACAATTCTCAAAAGTTTATCGAGATCAATTGCTCCTGATATATGCTAATTTTCTTATATACAATGTGTCTCCAGAAATTTATTTTAGCTcagagtaaaaaatatattatgataAGCAGGTTTATCAACATGCCTCATAGTTTAAGAGAgacatttattttttggaaatgtcGATTTCGGAAGCTTCTTCTTTGGATATGGCACACTTACAAGATGCTAAAAAGCTGGAACGACAGAGAGTGAGAGAGCGAGCTTTAAAGAAACAATGCTTTATTTCAGCggctgaaataaatatttttaaaataatttttttccaagaaCTTAAGTTAATTATTAAGTTTGATTTATtgcaaccaaaaatatttttttaggccATTTCTGaataaatgcttaaaaatgACAATTACGTAAGTACTTATGAATATTCAGAGTCTGAACtcggaaaataaatatttgcactgCCAATCCGGCAAATGTGCCGAAAATAAAGACGAATAAATTGTATTGAGCTCGAAAGAGAAGTTACACGCAAAGCTAAATAAAGGgacagagagagaaagagagagagtcGGCAGGGAAATTCGCAAGGCATATGATCTAACATCCTGCGAACACAGCATTAAAGCCGTGGATGGAGTTATGGCAGACAGTAAGATAAGTTGCTTTGCTGCCCGACGGCGAATTTGGCTAACAGTAAaggatattaaattaaatgtcaaTATGCGCAGATAGcgttaaatatgcaaatatacataaggaaaatatttatagacaTGGCGGTTGTGTGTGGGTGTACTTATTTATGCGAGAACATGCGACATTTtagttatacaaaaaattattgcatataTTTGGGGGCAGCAACTGATCTTTTTTACGCGTATGAGgcgaaaatagaaaatttatttgatagTTGCACAAATAATTAATGGCGCTATTGAAGGGCAAAGCTAAAAATGCTGGCGCCTGCGGTGTGCACAAAAGTATGCAATGGGTTTTGGAGACATAAAAATCGCTAACGGCATAAGTCAAAAGCGATAAAGCATGCCAGCAAATAAAAAAGGGGGAAAGGCAGTCAGCAGGAATGTAGAAATGCAACGCAAAACGCTGGCGACGACAAGCGTGCGGTTAAGAGTGAGAAATGCGCCTTCGTAGAAATGCAGAAGTGTcgcagtgaaaatattttaccatTTTACGAGCAATACAATTGT
The sequence above is drawn from the Bactrocera oleae isolate idBacOlea1 chromosome 5, idBacOlea1, whole genome shotgun sequence genome and encodes:
- the LOC106615088 gene encoding uncharacterized protein CG43867 isoform X3, whose translation is MSDEVPSGRLSQIFDSLTNLQQQQVLHARRRSASSSSPSPANSGRATPSTASAGQQPFAFHHQHFSNHAHAYYMRAQDGNAYMHTFPAAAATQAHHHHHLHHMQSAHYYAHQQNAQQQQQQLYCGAQQQQMSLPPMYASQSLNSSPMLTKRATSFSGNMPLTRPHCENIAAMRISVATSGASGNGVSQSTPNSPRLMPRRVQRPPPIPAKPSAASLQSASGSGNVAMAKKHVSASGSDAAEKSDSGATQSVTGATINPGLAALDTDAPWPHFSTLTEHLDVHQVNNYAQPVPEINWQERCVELQLELHRSKNQAGRIRDMLREKLSELEQRVVEAEERAEEAEDKVRAMEQRLSEWPKPPQSATASPIHQSQQQQQQQSTLTAQQSGSLPTQEAEKTITSLEIQVEEQRQLRLHDARQVEAKAAKIKEWVTNKLRELEEQNQLLREQNVKCNQQLELLKNHIANQSNRHSIVGPHPVRNSLSLDVQEFADSAEGRRRSESLDPQEIINRPLTASYPHHQHRRNLSMEPQELERNLVAAVDGLTLTPLASISKASTTRPDSSDTDTAHDYAEIYTPSCEKLPAWMKNNPALMASGGNSSTTTTTSDLGVPRPPTPPLHRFPSWEAKIYQVANDGLSGVSEENLVQHQQDVHATQTQSQPPPDIQESTSGAASGGSNSACNTLANGGGHGRATPSNNGTLGSTRGESGAGGNGVPGTPQLPTRQQQTASGGFCDISVPVYATVKGRASQIRSMPFTGDSSDDSSDGEDNAVMLTHNSHNSSSTDNTETSTSGSASSPSKSLKTSSSLSPAKRSGSESPKNTKARAHQMHISSTHYTNANIKHNNHYNTMHTYNNTQHLGPYTNTHTLPLPNHNNNANNHATTNNHLRLPHMRGTVISDISFESGLSDDYALPPDAVSESTCMDASMPSLLMRQSYVDSPSKKLESLEKMGHLAKLGGKLKTWRKRWFVLKNGTLTYWKSQHDVNRKPQGQIMLDEACRINRAEGASTFEIDTGKKVYYLTADSNATMDDWIRVLQNVQRRNATKLLLSRDDQKPTIQGWVTKVKNGHAKKCWCVLLGKMFLYFKAPGETNPLGQINMRDARVEEVEHVSDSDSEEREDPTQSQARLTVAIYPAHQGPTYLILPGKQERDNWLYHLTVVSGGGPNAGTQYEQLVQKLMETDGDPNCVLWRHPILLHTKDAITSPLTSLHSEAMQPEAIKLFKSIQLFMSVAVNQPGIDYHVVLAQNALQHCLDMPELQTEMIGILVKQTSRHTGQKLSVGVQVNKKLGKQTRAPAPPPIIDCKSNPPAYSFVQGWQLLSLAVSLFVPKSSRLLWYLKLHLSRNADTKTETGKYAAYCERALERTLKNGGRETKPSRMEVLSILLKNPYHHSLPHAIPVHMMNTTYQVVSFDGSTTIEEFQTTLAQEIGTRDATNGFCLFSDDPIEKDLEHYLDPLAKLCDVISKWETALREKGSGKFENTRVIQLTYKNRLYWRHTVKFETDKERLLFCYQTNAQIVQGRFPLSRDLALELASLMSQIDMGDYSHEKSRGTGSNVGIKALDKFYPYRYRDALNAEQLKEVQELLISKWMLLKGRSTLDCVRIYLTCCRKWPYFGASLFQAKPRHSDQAMAWLAVSEDALNVLELSSMTPMARYPYTSVMTFGGCQDDFMLVVSNEDTLATCGTQEQKLLFAMSKPKILEITLLIADYMNALGHTVPGTPQMNTLTRNGSHRSLRSRPAGGGTGTGTGTGTGLGGCGTTTAGMSTNATTTAHNTLNSHATHTLNSTHSHTLSSSHYSGGGGGIGGTHVGSHQGTMSSSHGHAHHHQPDILKSTPDHQRIK
- the LOC106615088 gene encoding uncharacterized protein CG43867 isoform X12 is translated as MEQRLSEWPKPPQSATASPIHQSQQQQQQQSTLTAQQSGSLPTQEAEKTITSLEIQVEEQRQLRLHDARQVEAKAAKIKEWVTNKLRELEEQNQLLREQNVKCNQQLELLKNHIANQSNRHSIVGPHPVRNSLSLDVQEFADSAEGRRRSESLDPQEIINRPLTASYPHHQHRRNLSMEPQELERNLVAAVDGLTLTPLASISKASTTRPDSSDTDTAHDYAEIYTPSCEKLPAWMKNNPALMASGGNSSTTTTTSDLGVPRPPTPPLHRFPSWEAKIYQVANDGLSGVSEENLVQHQQDVHATQTQSQPPPDIQESTSGAASGGSNSACNTLANGGGHGRATPSNNGTLGSTRGESGAGGNGVPGTPQLPTRQQQTASGGFCDISVPVYATVKGRASQIRSMPFTGDSSDDSSDGEDNAVMLTHNSHNSSSTDNTETSTSGSASSPSKSLKTSSSLSPAKRSGSESPKNTKARAHQMHISSTHYTNANIKHNNHYNTMHTYNNTQHLGPYTNTHTLPLPNHNNNANNHATTNNHLRLPHMRGTVISDISFESGLSDDYALPPDAVSESTCMDASMPSLLMRQSYVDSPSKKLESLEKMGHLAKLGGKLKTWRKRWFVLKNGTLTYWKSQHDVNRKPQGQIMLDEACRINRAEGASTFEIDTGKKVYYLTADSNATMDDWIRVLQNVQRRNATKLLLSRDDQKPTIQGWVTKVKNGHAKKCWCVLLGKMFLYFKAPGETNPLGQINMRDARVEEVEHVSDSDSEEREDPTQSQARLTVAIYPAHQGPTYLILPGKQERDNWLYHLTVVSGGGPNAGTQYEQLVQKLMETDGDPNCVLWRHPILLHTKDAITSPLTSLHSEAMQPEAIKLFKSIQLFMSVAVNQPGIDYHVVLAQNALQHCLDMPELQTEMIGILVKQTSRHTGQKLSVGVQVNKKLGKQTRQLLLCATQSLFTCDTQQGGAAQANGSSPTSIQAPAPPPIIDCKSNPPAYSFVQGWQLLSLAVSLFVPKSSRLLWYLKLHLSRNADTKTETGKYAAYCERALERTLKNGGRETKPSRMEVLSILLKNPYHHSLPHAIPVHMMNTTYQVVSFDGSTTIEEFQTTLAQEIGTRDATNGFCLFSDDPIEKDLEHYLDPLAKLCDVISKWETALREKGSGKFENTRVIQLTYKNRLYWRHTVKFETDKERLLFCYQTNAQIVQGRFPLSRDLALELASLMSQIDMGDYSHEKSRGTGSNVGIKALDKFYPYRYRDALNAEQLKEVQELLISKWMLLKGRSTLDCVRIYLTCCRKWPYFGASLFQAKPRHSDQAMAWLAVSEDALNVLELSSMTPMARYPYTSVMTFGGCQDDFMLVVSNEDTLATCGTQEQKLLFAMSKPKILEITLLIADYMNALGHTVPGTPQMNTLTRNGSHRSLRSRPAGGGTGTGTGTGTGLGGCGTTTAGMSTNATTTAHNTLNSHATHTLNSTHSHTLSSSHYSGGGGGIGGTHVGSHQGTMSSSHGHAHHHQPDILKSTPDHQRIK